In Candidatus Epulonipiscium viviparus, one DNA window encodes the following:
- a CDS encoding ABC transporter substrate-binding protein — MNLRKFLCLGLAVLTIGALTACGGEEETAATTETSAPVAEVAEPEEPVRDLGGLVVTLANWVDIIEPEVKGSAYEEALWEHRHAMMEKHNFKFEELALAPWNGMLELFSTSVLADDPAAEIFRFHASNTLAVAQSGLAYDLSTLDSIDVNDSASWNISLAEVMTIGDEQYGVGEQSRPKQMIYFNKRLFEDAGLDPNLLYDLQASGDWTWETFMEISEILTRDTDNDGVNDIYAIVMNPSSFAESVIMSNDGKLVYVDDDGVYKHGLDDPKVVAALEWAAEYWKTDYDLVPAHWNGHKDAFLTSQAAMYLGNEWESTTLTQDQMPDDWGLVTMPKGPNAADYKVMYSDSGWVIPASYSKEEAEDIAFALDLWYGPVPGYDGPDDWKTTLYPLYRDERAIDETVAMARKRENSMVDLTIAIADSVNVGLLSSDVYWNRATVAESIEAQKGIWQAALDKVNAK, encoded by the coding sequence ATGAATTTAAGAAAATTTTTATGTCTAGGATTGGCAGTATTAACGATAGGCGCGCTAACAGCTTGTGGTGGAGAAGAGGAAACAGCAGCAACTACTGAAACATCAGCGCCTGTCGCAGAAGTAGCCGAGCCCGAAGAACCAGTTAGAGATCTGGGTGGCTTAGTGGTAACTCTTGCCAATTGGGTAGATATAATCGAGCCAGAGGTTAAAGGTTCTGCATACGAAGAAGCGTTGTGGGAGCATCGTCATGCGATGATGGAGAAACATAACTTTAAGTTTGAGGAGCTTGCACTAGCACCTTGGAACGGCATGCTCGAGTTGTTTTCTACATCGGTATTGGCAGACGACCCTGCGGCAGAGATATTCAGATTTCATGCAAGCAACACATTGGCAGTTGCTCAAAGCGGTTTAGCATACGATTTGTCAACGTTAGATAGCATAGACGTAAATGATTCAGCTTCCTGGAATATTTCGCTTGCAGAAGTTATGACAATAGGCGACGAGCAATACGGCGTTGGTGAGCAAAGTCGACCTAAGCAAATGATATACTTCAATAAGAGGTTATTTGAAGATGCGGGGTTAGATCCAAACTTGCTATACGACTTGCAAGCATCGGGAGATTGGACCTGGGAAACTTTTATGGAGATCTCAGAAATATTAACGAGAGATACAGATAACGATGGGGTAAACGACATATATGCAATAGTGATGAACCCCTCCTCGTTTGCAGAATCTGTAATAATGTCAAATGATGGAAAATTGGTTTATGTGGATGATGATGGCGTGTATAAGCATGGATTAGATGATCCGAAGGTTGTTGCAGCGCTCGAGTGGGCAGCAGAATATTGGAAAACTGACTATGACCTAGTTCCAGCGCATTGGAATGGGCACAAAGATGCGTTTCTAACCAGCCAAGCTGCTATGTACTTGGGCAATGAATGGGAAAGCACAACGCTAACACAGGATCAAATGCCAGATGATTGGGGCTTAGTAACTATGCCAAAAGGGCCGAACGCAGCGGACTATAAAGTAATGTATAGTGACTCTGGCTGGGTAATTCCTGCGTCATACTCTAAAGAAGAAGCCGAAGATATAGCATTTGCGCTTGACCTGTGGTACGGGCCAGTTCCAGGATATGACGGGCCAGATGATTGGAAGACAACGCTATATCCGCTATACAGAGACGAAAGAGCGATCGATGAAACTGTCGCAATGGCGAGAAAGAGAGAAAACTCAATGGTAGACTTAACGATAGCGATAGCCGATAGCGTAAACGTGGGACTTTTATCATCTGATGTGTATTGGAACAGAGCGACTGTGGCAGAATCGATCGAAGCTCAAAAAGGAATCTGGCAAGCTGCATTAGATAAAGTAAACGCGAAGTAA
- a CDS encoding extracellular solute-binding protein yields the protein MNLRKFLCLGLAVLTIGALTACGGEEETAATTETAAPVAPVAEVAEPEEPVRDLGGLVVTIATWVDVVEPEVKNSAYEEALWEHRHEMMEKHNFKFEELALAPWNGMLELFSTSVLAGDPAAEIFRFHANYTLAAAQSGLAYDLSTLDSIDADDPVVWNPSLAEVMTIGDAQYGVGEKGRPKQMLYFNKRLFEEAGLDPNLPYDLQASGRLDLGNFYGALRKINERYR from the coding sequence ATGAATTTAAGAAAATTTTTATGCCTAGGATTGGCAGTATTAACGATAGGTGCGCTAACAGCTTGTGGTGGAGAAGAGGAAACAGCAGCAACTACTGAAACAGCAGCGCCTGTCGCACCCGTAGCAGAAGTAGCTGAGCCCGAAGAACCAGTTCGAGATTTGGGTGGTTTAGTTGTAACCATCGCAACTTGGGTTGATGTTGTGGAACCGGAAGTTAAAAACTCCGCATACGAAGAAGCGTTGTGGGAGCATCGCCATGAGATGATGGAGAAACATAACTTTAAGTTTGAGGAGCTTGCATTGGCACCTTGGAACGGCATGCTCGAGTTGTTTTCCACATCGGTGTTGGCAGGCGACCCTGCGGCAGAGATATTCAGATTTCATGCAAACTATACATTGGCAGCGGCGCAAAGTGGCTTGGCATATGACTTGTCAACGTTAGATAGCATAGATGCAGATGACCCTGTTGTATGGAACCCATCTCTTGCAGAAGTTATGACGATAGGCGACGCGCAATACGGCGTTGGAGAAAAGGGTCGTCCTAAGCAAATGCTATACTTCAATAAGCGATTATTTGAGGAAGCAGGATTAGATCCAAACTTGCCATACGACTTGCAAGCATCGGGGAGATTGGACCTGGGAAACTTTTATGGAGCTCTCAGAAAAATTAACGAGAGATACAGATAA
- a CDS encoding class I SAM-dependent methyltransferase translates to MDYRLINAKTFDDWNQNGWEWGIPIAAEIFAAAKTGNWNVLLTPTKPVPKSWFPSLANAKVLGLASGGGQQMPIFAALGAVCTVLDYSESQLESERLVSRRENYEIEIVRADMTKPLPFANETFDMIFHPVSNCYVENVEPIWAECYRVLKKGGRLLAGLDNGLNFVFGDQEGVFEYVLPYNPLNDKELYEQSIANGWGIQFSHTIEEQIGGQLMAGFTLKEIYQDTNGSGLLHNFNLPTFYATLAVK, encoded by the coding sequence ATGGACTATAGACTGATTAATGCCAAGACATTTGATGACTGGAATCAAAACGGTTGGGAGTGGGGAATACCTATCGCAGCCGAAATTTTTGCTGCTGCAAAGACGGGCAATTGGAATGTTTTGCTAACCCCAACCAAGCCTGTGCCGAAAAGCTGGTTTCCTTCTCTTGCTAATGCAAAAGTACTGGGGCTGGCCTCTGGTGGTGGACAGCAGATGCCTATCTTTGCGGCATTGGGAGCGGTCTGTACAGTACTAGACTATTCCGAATCTCAGTTAGAAAGCGAGCGACTTGTTTCTCGACGTGAAAATTATGAGATCGAAATAGTGCGTGCCGATATGACCAAACCATTACCTTTTGCCAACGAAACTTTCGATATGATTTTTCATCCGGTATCCAATTGTTATGTGGAAAATGTTGAGCCAATATGGGCCGAATGCTATCGAGTTCTCAAAAAGGGTGGGCGCTTACTTGCTGGTCTTGACAATGGCCTCAACTTTGTATTTGGCGATCAAGAGGGAGTCTTCGAATACGTTCTTCCGTATAATCCACTCAACGATAAAGAGCTTTACGAGCAGTCTATTGCAAACGGATGGGGTATTCAGTTTTCACATACTATAGAAGAGCAAATAGGTGGGCAACTTATGGCAGGTTTCACATTGAAAGAAATCTACCAAGATACTAACGGGTCCGGTTTGCTTCACAATTTTAATCTACCCACGTTCTATGCAACATTGGCTGTCAAATAA
- a CDS encoding sporulation protein — MGVFANAFTAMSMGCAYVDTKVETKIIRQGEMIKGVVSLVGGKRAVEFRGIDVAYYTIYTKAHRATKLVETRCATAFTLPAGAAEDVHFSLRISPDTPTTRFAYLKTIFDLPVPKEIKTNLKVFPSKDLEKIINILTTKFAYNNPTTETYLTQGQLVQRFTFKSKNLFGKFIDELQCYFLHVTGGIEMVMRIDKHARSFQTVLNEISSKNQTHINVFIPPYDETQTLERYLVKGR; from the coding sequence ATGGGTGTTTTTGCTAATGCTTTCACTGCGATGAGCATGGGTTGCGCATATGTGGATACGAAAGTGGAAACCAAAATTATTAGACAGGGTGAAATGATAAAAGGGGTTGTATCTCTTGTTGGAGGCAAAAGGGCTGTGGAATTTCGAGGCATCGACGTGGCTTATTATACGATCTATACTAAGGCTCACAGAGCCACCAAGTTGGTCGAAACCCGATGCGCTACTGCATTTACACTCCCAGCCGGTGCCGCAGAAGATGTACACTTCTCTCTTAGAATTTCGCCCGATACACCCACTACCAGGTTTGCTTATCTAAAGACGATATTTGATTTGCCAGTTCCCAAAGAAATAAAAACCAATCTGAAAGTATTTCCTTCTAAGGATTTGGAAAAAATAATTAACATCTTGACTACAAAGTTTGCTTACAATAATCCTACTACTGAAACTTATTTAACGCAGGGTCAACTAGTTCAACGATTTACTTTTAAGTCCAAAAACTTATTTGGCAAATTTATTGATGAACTCCAATGCTACTTTCTTCACGTCACTGGAGGTATAGAAATGGTTATGAGAATCGATAAACATGCCCGAAGCTTTCAAACCGTGCTAAACGAAATTTCTTCCAAGAACCAAACTCATATCAATGTCTTTATTCCCCCGTACGATGAAACACAAACATTAGAGCGATACCTGGTAAAAGGGAGATAA
- a CDS encoding sporulation protein has protein sequence MGLFSKLFMSLGFGEAKIETIFDDDSVRQGGDLTGIICLRGGSSDIKFDGIFVELFGEYLSGEEDDVVLETAKIGELQLAEDFVLEEDADVELPFSLSLPPNAPITTKDLLSEDDKSNVYMRTSLKVDFADDPEDFDRINVYPSREVETVILALTQGLEFALIETQTILYHDEIIQEFEFVPREDSDYKKYLDEIECYFFHVDDGIKVCMEIDKRVRNFSTAFLDAFDMDETYKTLFIPIEDLQEGPTRVAILMDRFIYEYAQ, from the coding sequence ATGGGACTATTTTCAAAATTGTTTATGTCATTAGGTTTTGGCGAGGCAAAGATCGAAACTATCTTTGATGATGATTCTGTTAGACAAGGTGGCGACCTCACCGGTATAATTTGTTTACGAGGCGGCTCCAGCGATATCAAGTTTGATGGAATTTTTGTTGAGTTATTTGGTGAGTACCTTTCTGGCGAAGAAGATGATGTCGTTCTTGAAACTGCTAAAATTGGCGAGCTGCAGTTAGCGGAAGACTTTGTATTAGAAGAGGATGCCGATGTGGAGCTGCCATTTAGCCTTTCATTGCCACCAAACGCTCCTATTACCACAAAAGACCTTCTTAGCGAAGATGACAAAAGCAATGTATATATGAGAACCAGCCTAAAAGTAGACTTCGCAGACGATCCTGAAGATTTTGACAGAATTAATGTATACCCTTCTCGAGAAGTGGAAACTGTTATTCTTGCACTTACTCAGGGCCTCGAATTTGCGCTTATCGAAACGCAAACTATTTTATATCACGACGAAATTATTCAGGAATTTGAATTTGTGCCTAGAGAAGACTCTGACTATAAAAAGTATCTCGACGAAATCGAATGCTACTTCTTCCATGTTGATGATGGCATCAAAGTTTGTATGGAAATCGATAAACGAGTTCGCAACTTCAGTACTGCGTTCTTAGATGCGTTTGATATGGATGAAACCTATAAAACTTTATTTATTCCTATAGAGGATCTTCAAGAAGGCCCGACACGTGTGGCTATCTTAATGGATAGATTTATATACGAATACGCACAATAG
- the deoD gene encoding purine-nucleoside phosphorylase → MNTPTPHNSAKLGDIAKTVLMAGDPLRAKFLAENYLENAVLYNEVRGMLGYTGTYKGKPVSVQGHGMGMASIGIYTYELFAFYEVDTIIRIGSAGAIDKDLHIGDIIIGMGACTNSNYAQQYNLPGTFAPIADFDLVRRAKESADAFGYKSKVGNLLASDMFYDDANSLADWQKMGVLGVEMESAALYMNAARLGKRALTLCTVSDCPFTGEGMSSEDRQTKFTNMMDVALSLL, encoded by the coding sequence ATGAACACACCAACTCCACACAATTCGGCAAAACTTGGAGATATCGCCAAAACTGTTCTGATGGCTGGTGATCCGCTACGAGCAAAATTTTTGGCTGAAAATTATCTAGAGAACGCTGTTCTTTATAACGAAGTACGCGGAATGCTTGGATATACCGGCACCTACAAAGGCAAGCCCGTATCTGTTCAGGGGCATGGAATGGGAATGGCCTCGATTGGTATATACACCTACGAGCTGTTTGCGTTTTATGAAGTTGATACAATTATACGCATTGGCTCTGCTGGAGCTATCGATAAAGATCTTCATATTGGAGATATCATCATCGGCATGGGAGCATGTACAAACTCAAACTATGCGCAACAATATAATTTGCCAGGCACTTTTGCTCCTATCGCCGATTTCGATTTGGTTAGGCGTGCCAAAGAATCTGCAGATGCCTTCGGCTACAAATCCAAGGTGGGCAATCTATTGGCTAGCGACATGTTTTATGATGACGCAAATAGCTTAGCCGATTGGCAAAAAATGGGTGTATTAGGTGTTGAAATGGAATCTGCTGCATTATATATGAATGCCGCAAGACTGGGCAAAAGAGCTCTTACGCTGTGTACGGTTTCTGATTGCCCTTTCACCGGAGAAGGAATGTCTTCCGAAGATAGACAAACCAAGTTTACCAACATGATGGATGTAGCGTTATCATTATTATAA
- the hpf gene encoding ribosome hibernation-promoting factor, HPF/YfiA family, whose amino-acid sequence MKYDVVARNTEMTKGMEDAIQNSISRLEKYFNDEAVIQVTITVEKQRQTVEMAINFDGQVLRAELEGENMYKILDDVVAILERQVLRFRNKLRTKHRQAEQHIFTPAFMDEVNNDEEELFIIKKKKFAMKPMNAEEAIMQMELVGHNFYVYLDQDTEDVNVVYKRRNSSYGLIEPRF is encoded by the coding sequence ATGAAATATGATGTAGTTGCTAGAAACACTGAAATGACCAAGGGGATGGAGGACGCGATCCAAAATTCTATTAGCCGTTTAGAAAAATATTTTAATGATGAAGCAGTAATCCAAGTCACCATAACTGTTGAAAAGCAACGTCAAACAGTAGAAATGGCTATAAATTTTGATGGACAAGTTTTACGTGCAGAACTCGAAGGCGAGAATATGTATAAAATTTTGGATGATGTTGTCGCCATCTTAGAAAGACAAGTTCTCAGATTTAGAAATAAGTTGCGCACAAAACATAGACAAGCTGAGCAACACATTTTTACCCCAGCCTTTATGGATGAAGTAAATAACGATGAAGAGGAATTATTCATTATCAAAAAGAAAAAATTTGCCATGAAACCCATGAATGCAGAAGAAGCTATCATGCAAATGGAGTTAGTTGGTCACAATTTTTATGTTTATTTAGATCAAGATACAGAAGATGTTAACGTTGTATACAAACGTCGAAACAGTTCTTATGGTTTAATCGAGCCTAGATTCTAA
- the dapA gene encoding 4-hydroxy-tetrahydrodipicolinate synthase, which translates to MKTTIFTGSGTAIITPFTDSGVNFSKLEELIEFQVHNKTDAIIVCGTTGETPTMTKAEKEATIKCVVKATNERVPVIAGAGGNDTKAAIEASKYAESVGADAILSVVPYYNKPTQYGLYKHFEAIAKAVKTPIILYNVPGRTVVNLEPATTIKLAEIDNIVAIKECVLSQIAELAYAFQKNNFGIYTGDDPVFLPALAYGATGVVSVMANIIPKDTHMIHEHFIHNQIDVARELQLKTLSLIKALFIESNPAPTKMALNLMGMNVGKCRLPISEMDPKNIEVLTKEMKKYGLLK; encoded by the coding sequence ATGAAAACAACTATTTTTACTGGTTCTGGTACCGCAATTATTACGCCGTTTACTGATTCTGGAGTGAACTTTTCAAAGTTAGAAGAACTGATTGAGTTTCAGGTTCATAACAAAACTGATGCGATAATAGTGTGTGGCACCACTGGAGAAACTCCAACTATGACAAAAGCTGAAAAAGAAGCAACAATAAAGTGCGTTGTAAAAGCAACTAACGAGAGGGTGCCTGTAATTGCAGGAGCGGGGGGAAATGATACAAAGGCTGCAATAGAGGCTAGCAAATATGCAGAGAGTGTAGGCGCAGATGCGATACTTAGCGTTGTGCCATATTATAACAAACCCACGCAATATGGATTATATAAACATTTCGAGGCAATAGCGAAAGCGGTAAAAACTCCAATAATTTTATATAATGTACCGGGGAGAACGGTGGTTAACTTGGAGCCTGCAACTACAATAAAGTTAGCAGAGATAGATAATATTGTTGCGATAAAAGAGTGTGTCCTTTCTCAAATCGCCGAGTTGGCATATGCATTTCAAAAAAATAATTTTGGCATATATACAGGAGATGACCCGGTGTTTTTGCCTGCATTAGCGTATGGAGCAACAGGGGTGGTATCGGTGATGGCAAATATAATTCCCAAAGATACGCATATGATACATGAACATTTCATACACAATCAGATTGATGTGGCACGAGAGTTGCAACTAAAAACTTTATCGTTGATAAAAGCATTGTTTATAGAATCAAATCCTGCGCCAACGAAAATGGCATTAAACTTGATGGGAATGAATGTTGGCAAATGTAGACTTCCGATTTCGGAGATGGATCCTAAAAATATAGAAGTGCTTACTAAAGAGATGAAAAAGTATGGTTTGTTAAAATAA
- a CDS encoding glycoside hydrolase family 30 protein: MQLEEIYRVNIPNDINLKETSQMCGDIGDQPNQRTFGAFLYINSHMEFQEIRGLGGAFSELGGKALLALSDEDQKQVCKDIVYDKFNYFRLPIGASDFALDAYSLDDLEDDFEMESFSLERDEKYMIPYMAMCRAYAPNMGIHASPWSPPAWMKDNKQMAGAGGAGKLIDDPRYYDAYAKYFVRVVEEYANKGFDIDRINVQNEPEANPIFPGCNMDVQQMAKLIRDHMVPAFEAAELDTKIFAGTFRTINEATACEFLSENPGIEEYIEGIGTQYTTMQPLYNILQNYPGLKLMHTESVCYKGENTWEQAIALYMNIVNYINAGCDTFTYWNMILNTKGTSTWGWKQNSMVTIDEEEKTYQYNPDFYVMALAGKCIKPGARRIVYAARSKVGIAFKNVDGSIHFMVSNFLDKEDVGTVTIDQEKFELKLKPMSITAFKVS; this comes from the coding sequence ATGCAACTAGAAGAAATTTATAGAGTAAATATTCCGAACGACATCAATTTAAAAGAAACGTCACAAATGTGTGGAGATATTGGAGATCAGCCAAACCAGCGAACCTTTGGAGCATTTTTATATATCAATTCGCATATGGAATTTCAAGAAATTAGAGGCTTGGGAGGAGCATTTAGTGAATTAGGAGGAAAGGCGTTACTGGCACTTTCAGATGAGGATCAAAAGCAAGTGTGCAAAGATATTGTGTACGATAAATTTAATTATTTTAGGCTTCCGATTGGTGCGAGCGACTTTGCATTGGATGCGTATAGTTTAGACGATCTGGAAGATGATTTTGAGATGGAATCATTTAGCTTAGAGCGAGATGAAAAATATATGATTCCGTATATGGCGATGTGTAGAGCGTACGCACCTAATATGGGAATACACGCATCTCCTTGGAGCCCTCCGGCTTGGATGAAAGATAACAAGCAAATGGCAGGAGCTGGGGGAGCGGGCAAATTGATAGACGACCCGAGGTATTATGACGCTTATGCCAAGTATTTTGTAAGAGTAGTAGAAGAGTATGCGAACAAAGGCTTTGATATAGATAGAATAAACGTGCAAAATGAGCCAGAAGCAAACCCGATATTTCCGGGCTGCAATATGGATGTGCAGCAAATGGCAAAATTGATACGAGATCATATGGTACCAGCATTTGAAGCAGCAGAATTAGATACCAAAATTTTTGCGGGTACATTTAGAACTATAAACGAGGCAACAGCGTGTGAATTTTTGAGTGAAAATCCAGGAATAGAAGAATATATCGAAGGAATTGGAACACAGTATACGACAATGCAACCGCTGTATAATATTTTGCAAAATTATCCGGGGCTTAAGTTGATGCATACAGAAAGCGTATGTTATAAGGGCGAAAATACTTGGGAACAAGCAATAGCATTGTATATGAATATAGTAAATTATATAAACGCGGGTTGTGACACATTCACATACTGGAACATGATCCTAAATACAAAAGGCACAAGCACCTGGGGTTGGAAACAAAACAGCATGGTAACGATTGATGAAGAGGAAAAAACTTATCAGTATAATCCAGATTTTTATGTAATGGCATTAGCGGGAAAATGCATTAAGCCAGGGGCAAGAAGGATTGTCTACGCCGCAAGAAGCAAGGTGGGAATAGCATTCAAAAATGTAGACGGAAGCATTCACTTTATGGTCAGCAACTTTTTAGATAAGGAAGACGTTGGAACAGTAACAATTGATCAGGAGAAATTTGAACTAAAATTAAAACCTATGTCTATTACAGCGTTTAAAGTGAGCTAA
- the recG gene encoding ATP-dependent DNA helicase RecG, with protein MLKESITTLSGMGEQTAKRFYRLGIYTIAELMEYFPKKHEDRSKVTPIEAAVLDEANNIVATVIKEPILKKVNNRVMVSFEVSDGTEQMTIIFFEQPYMKNNFHVGLIYNFYGTVKLKYNKLNMVSPSYQTLEKYTQQTKLIPVYASTYQLSQFIIRKHIKNAIDIAICNVSDVIPTDIVAKHNLMPKRQAIENIHFPKDDASFVEARRRLVFEELFLLQLSLYILKSDFRQKQAGTVKQSPVDLEAFVETLPFKLTAAQQRVVKEVAADLKLLGAANRLIQGDVGSGKTVVAAIALFIVVRNGFQSTLMAPTEVLARQHFEFLEKTFEAFDISVALLTGSTTKKQKMGLLEKLAKGDIDILVGTHALIEDNVVYAKLGLVITDEQHRFGVRQRLSLAQKGDFPDVLAMTATPIPRTLALILYGDMDISTIDELPPGRTPIKTNAVDSRYYARIYKFMREHVSNGRQCYIICPMVEENEKVENVKDVISYAEKLQAEEFAGLAVEYLHGKMKAKDKNKIMERFANGEIDILVSTTVVEVGVNVPNATIILIENAERFGLSQLHQLRGRVGRGSYESFCILVSDSYNKDTRARLKIMQETTDGFKIADTDLQLRGSGEFFGTRQHGLLEMKIANMYTDIDVLKVVQQEVENIMEAGIYGYSDLFNFMQNEYNPMAPVL; from the coding sequence ATGTTAAAAGAAAGCATCACAACCCTTAGTGGAATGGGTGAGCAAACAGCAAAAAGGTTCTATCGGTTGGGGATATATACAATAGCAGAATTGATGGAATATTTTCCCAAAAAGCATGAAGACCGATCGAAGGTAACGCCAATAGAAGCGGCGGTACTAGATGAGGCCAACAATATTGTTGCAACTGTAATCAAAGAGCCAATACTGAAAAAAGTCAATAATAGAGTTATGGTATCATTTGAAGTTTCTGATGGTACGGAACAAATGACGATTATATTTTTTGAACAGCCTTATATGAAAAATAATTTTCATGTAGGGCTGATCTATAATTTTTACGGAACCGTAAAGTTGAAATATAATAAATTGAACATGGTTTCTCCATCATATCAAACACTTGAGAAATATACTCAACAGACCAAGCTAATTCCCGTTTACGCATCGACATATCAACTATCCCAATTTATCATACGCAAACATATAAAAAATGCAATAGATATTGCAATATGTAATGTATCAGATGTGATCCCAACTGATATTGTAGCAAAACATAATTTAATGCCAAAAAGACAGGCGATAGAAAACATACATTTTCCGAAGGACGATGCTAGTTTCGTTGAAGCAAGGAGGCGTCTAGTATTTGAAGAATTATTTTTATTGCAGTTGAGTTTATATATATTGAAATCAGATTTTAGGCAAAAGCAGGCTGGGACAGTAAAACAATCGCCAGTAGATTTGGAAGCATTTGTGGAGACTTTGCCATTTAAGCTAACTGCGGCCCAGCAACGAGTGGTCAAAGAAGTAGCAGCAGATCTAAAATTATTGGGGGCAGCAAATCGATTGATCCAAGGCGATGTAGGGTCTGGAAAGACGGTGGTTGCGGCAATAGCATTGTTTATAGTAGTTCGAAACGGCTTTCAGAGCACATTGATGGCGCCGACGGAGGTTTTGGCAAGGCAACACTTTGAGTTTTTAGAAAAAACTTTTGAAGCATTTGATATATCTGTTGCATTATTGACGGGGTCGACTACAAAGAAACAGAAGATGGGGCTATTAGAAAAGCTTGCAAAGGGAGATATTGATATATTGGTAGGAACCCACGCATTGATAGAAGATAACGTGGTGTACGCAAAATTAGGATTAGTAATTACTGATGAGCAGCACAGATTTGGAGTGAGACAACGACTTAGCCTGGCACAAAAGGGAGATTTTCCAGATGTGTTGGCGATGACCGCGACACCAATTCCGAGAACATTGGCATTGATATTGTATGGCGATATGGATATTTCTACAATAGACGAGTTGCCACCTGGCAGAACCCCGATAAAAACTAATGCAGTGGACAGCCGATACTATGCTAGAATCTATAAATTTATGAGAGAGCATGTGAGTAATGGACGGCAATGTTATATTATATGTCCGATGGTAGAGGAAAACGAAAAAGTAGAAAATGTTAAAGACGTGATATCGTATGCTGAAAAGTTGCAAGCAGAAGAATTTGCAGGATTGGCTGTTGAGTATTTACACGGCAAGATGAAAGCCAAAGATAAAAATAAGATTATGGAACGGTTTGCTAATGGCGAAATAGATATATTGGTTTCGACAACAGTGGTAGAAGTGGGAGTAAACGTGCCCAACGCGACGATAATTTTAATAGAAAATGCGGAAAGATTTGGGTTATCGCAATTGCACCAGCTGCGAGGAAGAGTAGGGCGAGGGAGCTATGAATCATTTTGTATATTGGTAAGTGATTCATATAATAAAGATACGAGGGCACGGCTCAAAATAATGCAAGAAACCACGGATGGATTTAAGATAGCAGATACGGACTTACAGTTGCGTGGATCTGGAGAATTTTTTGGAACACGCCAGCACGGGTTACTAGAAATGAAGATAGCGAATATGTATACAGATATAGATGTGCTTAAAGTAGTGCAGCAAGAAGTTGAAAACATTATGGAAGCGGGGATATACGGATATTCAGATTTGTTTAACTTTATGCAAAATGAATATAATCCGATGGCACCAGTTTTATAA
- a CDS encoding GNAT family N-acetyltransferase produces MEFVAFKDEAKVLEEMKELYEESFPAVERASMRWIRRQARTQHADLFGIYEKQKFVGFVYLIYHKDLVYIVFFAVARELRGKGYGTKILVALRKKVAGKKLILDIDALSDMAADAEIRVKRKEFYIRNGFVDTEIRVCIYGVDAEVMALGGEIFREDFEGVLKQYLGKARYYAFIKFE; encoded by the coding sequence ATGGAATTTGTAGCATTTAAGGATGAAGCGAAAGTTTTAGAAGAGATGAAAGAGTTATATGAGGAGTCATTTCCAGCAGTAGAAAGAGCGTCTATGCGATGGATAAGAAGGCAAGCGAGAACGCAACATGCGGATTTGTTTGGCATATACGAGAAACAAAAATTTGTAGGATTTGTATACCTAATTTACCATAAAGATTTGGTATATATAGTATTTTTTGCAGTAGCAAGAGAATTGCGAGGCAAGGGGTATGGTACAAAAATTTTGGTAGCGTTGAGAAAAAAAGTAGCAGGCAAAAAGTTGATATTAGACATAGACGCACTTAGTGATATGGCAGCTGATGCGGAGATTAGAGTTAAACGCAAGGAGTTTTATATTAGAAACGGGTTTGTAGATACAGAAATAAGAGTTTGTATTTATGGGGTAGATGCAGAAGTGATGGCTTTGGGAGGGGAAATTTTTAGAGAAGACTTTGAGGGAGTGTTAAAGCAATATTTAGGAAAAGCTAGATACTATGCATTTATAAAATTTGAATAG